In Epilithonimonas zeae, the DNA window AAAATAAAGAAGCTATCAAAATCAATTATTTACCGATTTCAGTCGATTTATTCTTTTTTTGATGTAAAATAAACTTCCGAATACAATTAAAAATATCAAAATAACAAACATACCGAATAATCTTTGATTATTTTCCAATTCCAAATCCCGAGATTCTATATTTTTATTTAACAGGTCCGAGAAAGATTTTTTTTCTATATCATCATTTTGAAGCAGATGATTTTCTAGTTTTTGGCTGTAATAGAAATATTTCTCTTTATCATTTTGCCCGAGATAATTTTGACTCAATGCATCGTAAACTTCTGTTAACATTCCTATGTTAGAAGTATTCCTTATTTGTTTTTCAGCTTCTAACAAAATTTTATTAGCTTTCTCAAATTGCTTTTTACTTTCGTAAACAGCGGCGAGACCAATCTTAGCATATGGATAAAGTTCTGAAATTTTGTGATATTCAGTTTCTTTAACTACTTCCAAATAAATACTTTCCGCCTCATCAGATCTTCCAATATCAATCAGAGAATAGCCTTTTTGCATTTTAGTAATATTGACATTCAGTAAAGTGCTTTTATCTTTGCTCTTCTTATATTCATTAATCGCTTTATCAAAATACCGAATTGCAAACTCTGAATCCAGATTATCTTTGTAAATCAATGCTTTAACAAAATAAATATTCGCTGTAACCTGTTGCAGAGAGTCATCATTGAGGTAATCAATAATCGTTTCCGCTTTGTTGAGGTAATTAATCGCTTTTTTGTTGAGCTTAAGGATATAATACTGATTTCCAATGAATCCCAATGCATTAATCATCATCAAAGAATCCTTTCCTTTTTGGGAATTATTGAGAGATTCGAAGCCAAATTTGAGCGCGTCAGAGGAAAGGTGTTTTACAGAATATGCACTTCCTTTTGCCAGCAAGAATTTACTTTTTAGTCTTCCACCATCTATTTTTGGCTCCAATTTTTTCAATGTAGTCAATGCAGAATCAGGATTTACAAAGGCCATTCTGTCTGCCGATGTTATTTTCTCTTCCAGCTTCACATTATCTTCCGATTGTCCAAAAACAACCTGAGAACTCATCAAAAAGAAAATAAATAATAACGTTTTCATAATTATTTATTTTTCAGCTGGTCGATAAACTGCGAAGGACTCGTTCCTGTCACATTTTTGAAAATCGTAGTAAAAGTAGTTCGGGATGCGAAACCAGCTTCTTCCGCCAAATAGCTTGTTTTATATTGCAGATATTCCGGATTATTTTCCAATTTATCCACTATATATCTAACTCTTAGTTCATTAAGATAATTACTAAAATTTTTCTGTTTATGTTTATTGATGATTTCCGAAAGATATTTTGAGTTCGTGTCCAAACGTTTTGCCAATACTGCCAAAGACAAATGTGGATTGGTCACTTCCTTTGATTTTTCGAAAACATCCAATTTGGAAAGAATTAGGTTTTCTGTTTTTTCCGGAATTACGAATACGTTACTTGCCTGAAAATCTTTCAGTTGATCACTCAACTTCTGTTCATATTCATCAGAAATATTTCGTTTTTCTATTTCAGAATTGACCATTTTAATTCTATTTTTTAACACTAAAAAGTAAATTAAATAGCCTATAACAGATAAAAATCCGATGACAAATAAGGCAAATAGAATTTTGTTTTGGAAATCTTTTTCCGAGAGATTAATTTGTTTTTCCTTTTGGTCGATGAGGTTGATGATGTTGACGCGCGCATTCTGCAAATCTGAAATCGAAAGCTTCAACAGCCTGATATATTCTTTTCTTACACGAAAGCAGTCTTCTGCATTTCCTCCATTACAGACTTCCTGAGACCAATATTTGTACAAATCTCTGTAGAAAACATCACCATATTGGGGATTTTGTTTTTTGAGCACCAGCAAATCAGATTCCTGAAAATCTTTAGTTTTAATTTTTGATTTCAGAAGATTAATATTAGATAAAAACTTGAAATAAGAATTATCTTTAAAATCAATTTTGCTAGGCTGATTTTCTATTTCTGACTGAATCTGATTAAGTTGCATCGCAAAAGTAGGATACAAATCAGATTGTAAATTTTGATTTTTCTGAATCAAAGCCAGTGCTTCTTTATATTTTTTCTCTGCAACCAGAGTCCGAATCTCCAACTCAGCTTTCCAAAGTTCCACTACTTTTTTCTCTTCATCTTTCAAAGATTTTGACAAATCATCAAGCTCTAAAATAGAATGAGAAACAGATTTCTGAAACCCTATTATCTGATAAATTTTGGCAATAAGATATTCGTTTTTAGCTTTGAAAAAATCGCTGTTGACATTGAGAGAAAGCCTGTCGGCAGAAATCAATTTTACGATAGCATCATTATATTTTTCAAGATTAATGTAAATCTCTGCTTGTAAAAGACAAGCATTATAAACATCATCTACGCTTCCAAAACTTTGATTGGCAACAATATATTGTGCCGTTTTCAAAGCTTTTTCCGGATCAGAATACATTAATGCTTCTACATCTTTGGTCAAGTTCTGCGCATCAGTAATTTGCGAGTTAGCACTGACTGCCAACATCAAAAAAACCAACAAAGAAAAGACCTTTTTCCACATATTCTGCTTAATCCCAAAACCAAACAATAAAGATAAAAAAATCTAAGCTCAAATCAATTTTAAATTTAAAATAAGATACAAATCAGACTAATTCTCTAATACTTTTCCGATAATCTTTTTACGATGCTCAATTCCCCATTCCGCAAGATTCTCAATGATTTTTTTCAACGTTCTTCCATAGTCTGTCAATGCGTATTCTACACTTATCGGTTGCGTATTGAGGACTGTTCTCGTGACCAGCTGATTGATTTCTAAATCCTTCAGTTCACTGCTCAACATTTTTGCAGAAACACCTACAATCTCTTTTTGCAAATCCGAGAAGCGCATTTTATCATAACAAAGCGCCGCAATGATTTGGACTTTCCATCTTCCTTTCAAAATATCCATCGTATCCTGAACGGCGAGAAGATTGGTTTTACAACATTTTATTTTCATATTAATCTTTTATTTTCAAAATCATAATATTAATTTATCATTAATATTATTTCGTAACTATTTAATTATCAAATAAGTTACTTTTTAGTAACAGTAACTTTTTGTAACTTAATTACAAAAATAAACTTTTCTTATTTAACTTTGAACCTTCAAATTAAAAAAATCATCTAAAAATGAGTTTATTAGAAGACTTAAATTGGCGTTACGCAACCAAAAAAATGAACGGACAAGCCGTTCCTCAAGATAAAGTAGATTACATTGTAGAATCTGCAAGATTAGCACCTTCTTCATCTGGTTTACAACCTTACAGATTATTTGTCATCTCGAACAAAGAATTATTAGAAAAAATACAACCGATTGCTTTTGACCAGGCTCAGATTACGGACGGTTCTCATCTTTTGGTTTGGGCTGCTTGGGACGGCTATTCTCACAACAGCATCTCCGAAGTTTTCGAAAAAACAACATCTGAAAGAGGAATTCCAAAAGAGGCGATGGACGATTACAAAACCAGACTTTGGGGAATGTACGAACCTCTTGGGAACGAATGGCACGCAACACACGCTGCGAAACAAGCTTACATCTCTTTCGGATTGGCAATCGCTGCAGCTGCTGAACAAAAAGTGGATGCAACGCCGATGGAAGGATTTAACAATCAAGCTCTGGATGAATTATTAGGATTCGCTGA includes these proteins:
- a CDS encoding helix-turn-helix domain-containing protein — protein: MWKKVFSLLVFLMLAVSANSQITDAQNLTKDVEALMYSDPEKALKTAQYIVANQSFGSVDDVYNACLLQAEIYINLEKYNDAIVKLISADRLSLNVNSDFFKAKNEYLIAKIYQIIGFQKSVSHSILELDDLSKSLKDEEKKVVELWKAELEIRTLVAEKKYKEALALIQKNQNLQSDLYPTFAMQLNQIQSEIENQPSKIDFKDNSYFKFLSNINLLKSKIKTKDFQESDLLVLKKQNPQYGDVFYRDLYKYWSQEVCNGGNAEDCFRVRKEYIRLLKLSISDLQNARVNIINLIDQKEKQINLSEKDFQNKILFALFVIGFLSVIGYLIYFLVLKNRIKMVNSEIEKRNISDEYEQKLSDQLKDFQASNVFVIPEKTENLILSKLDVFEKSKEVTNPHLSLAVLAKRLDTNSKYLSEIINKHKQKNFSNYLNELRVRYIVDKLENNPEYLQYKTSYLAEEAGFASRTTFTTIFKNVTGTSPSQFIDQLKNK
- a CDS encoding nitroreductase family protein, which produces MSLLEDLNWRYATKKMNGQAVPQDKVDYIVESARLAPSSSGLQPYRLFVISNKELLEKIQPIAFDQAQITDGSHLLVWAAWDGYSHNSISEVFEKTTSERGIPKEAMDDYKTRLWGMYEPLGNEWHATHAAKQAYISFGLAIAAAAEQKVDATPMEGFNNQALDELLGFAEKGLKSVVILPLGYRDTSGDWLVNLKKYRTPKDEFITEIK
- a CDS encoding tetratricopeptide repeat protein gives rise to the protein MKTLLFIFFLMSSQVVFGQSEDNVKLEEKITSADRMAFVNPDSALTTLKKLEPKIDGGRLKSKFLLAKGSAYSVKHLSSDALKFGFESLNNSQKGKDSLMMINALGFIGNQYYILKLNKKAINYLNKAETIIDYLNDDSLQQVTANIYFVKALIYKDNLDSEFAIRYFDKAINEYKKSKDKSTLLNVNITKMQKGYSLIDIGRSDEAESIYLEVVKETEYHKISELYPYAKIGLAAVYESKKQFEKANKILLEAEKQIRNTSNIGMLTEVYDALSQNYLGQNDKEKYFYYSQKLENHLLQNDDIEKKSFSDLLNKNIESRDLELENNQRLFGMFVILIFLIVFGSLFYIKKRINRLKSVNN
- a CDS encoding winged helix-turn-helix transcriptional regulator, giving the protein MKIKCCKTNLLAVQDTMDILKGRWKVQIIAALCYDKMRFSDLQKEIVGVSAKMLSSELKDLEINQLVTRTVLNTQPISVEYALTDYGRTLKKIIENLAEWGIEHRKKIIGKVLEN